The sequence GCAATATTCTCGGAAATAGCATATAAAATGCTTCTTGAGAGCATAAAAGCAACAAATGCAGAGATCAGTACAGTGAAAATAATGATGATTATATAAAAAATTATTGTGGACTTAATAATTCTTGTCAGATCATCCATTTCGATGTTTTTTCTCTGTTCCTGGAAATTTCCAAGCTGATCCAGATAATCTCTCATTATTCCAAATTCTTTAAAACCTGTATCAATAGCTTTTTTTCTTTCTGCCTTATTCTGGTAGATTGCATCTTCCGCCAGGAATATTTTTTTATTTGTCTCTTCCCAGATTGTATAATAGTCCCGGAATTGATTATAAGAATCACCACTGTTTCTGCCCGAAAGTCCGGCAGCCCTGAGGTAACGTTCTCCAGTCTGCTGAATATTCTCTTCATTGCTGAGTTTCAATGTATCCAGTTCTTCTTTGCCCGCAGCAGATTTTGACTGAACAAGGGCCAGATAGGCCTGATAAGCATCTCGATCACCATTCAGGACAAGTGAAAGCGCTGTTTCCAGGTTTCTCCTTCCGGCTGCAGATACATTTGCTGCCAGCATTCGTTCTATCTGCTCACCCAGTAGATTTATCTGTTCTCTCATTACATCAAAAGCCTGTATTGAGTCTTCACTTAACTCTTCAATAAGACCTTCTTCTTCCACTATTCTCAGAGATTCATTAATCACTATTCGGCTCTGCACTTCCCAGCTGGCGTAATGAGATCTGAAACTATCCAGAGCGGAGGTCATATCATCAGAAAAATCTACAGCAGCCTCTTCCATTCTACTTTTTACCTGGTCCAGATTTTCCCTGTTGATTCCATCCTGTTTCTGAACTTCTTCTTTGCTGTGTGCTTTAAGGGCTTCCTGTTCACTGAGGATGGCCTGGTAGGCATCTCTATCGGCATTTAAAATCAGTACCAGATCTTCCTGGAAATGATTCAGATGCCCCATGTCTGACTGTATTCTTAGAAAACTAAGTATTCCGATGAGCATTATAAATAAAATACCCAGGATCGGTATACCTGTTAATAGTGAGAATTGTGATCGCAGTTTCATAATAGAAAGCCTCCGCTCTCATTAATTATGATCTATATCCCAGTAAATTGGTAATTTTTAGTGACAAAGAGGAGTTTGAATACATGTGTTATTAAATAATCTTATCTTTTTCCATCTGCTGGATTATACGGATAACTTCTTCCATGGGCTCAATTACTACACGGGCCAGCATCTCTCCCAGGAGGGTATGTTTTCCACAGAAATGCAGCTCAGGACCACTTCCGGAGAAAATCAGATTGGAATCCGTACCTGTCCCGGTTGCAGTACTGTCTGATACCCTGCTTTGAACTCCGTATTTCATTACAGAACTGCATCGGGCTTCGGTTACTATCATCAGAGCTTCGGCCATGGCGGCTTCTGAAAGCTCGGCATTTGTTCCGGCAATTATATTGATGGTCCCGTTTCCGGCCCTGTGAGCATCCAGCTCTCTGAAATCTGCCTTGTCGCCTGCTGCACGGGCATTTGTCAGGCCGGCTGTCAGGCAGCAGAATACAGCCAGTTCATCTTCAACTATGCTGTTGTAGCGGAAGCTTTTCATGGATGCTGAGGTCATCATGCCGGCAAAGGCCGTTGTGACACCCAGCTCGGCAGCTTTTTTCTTAAGACTTATATGGGGATGTTCGTAGCCTTCGTATTCATCGGATTTATTATGGTGAACCTTCATGTTCAGCACATGTAAGAGCTCCTGTCTTCCCCCTTTATACAGGGCCGATGAGAGAGTCTGTACCGGCTGGGAAAAGTTCAGGAGCGCATGGTCTTCATCATGTGATATATCTATTGTCAATCCAGGAAGCTTACATTCAATATTCATCTCTTTCCTTCAGCAGTATCGGTATTTTTCTTCTCCGCAGCTGCATCAGCTACAGGTCCGAGAAGAGTTCTATCTCCATTATGGTAATAATCCATTCGGCTGTTATAGACTCTGTTAATATTATCGGGAGTGACCACACTCGCTGCGGGGCCCGAGGCGACACAGTTTCCCTGATCCATTAATATGACTCTGTCTGCATTTTGAAGAGCCTGATTTATATCATGAAGGATGGCTATAACGGTTTTTCCACGCCGGGCTTCCTCTTTTAAGAGGCTGAGCAGCTCCTCCTGATGGTGAATGTCCAGATGATTGGACGGTTCATCCAGAAGCAGAACTTCAGGGTCCTGTGCCAGCACTCTGGCAAGGAGCACTCTCTGATATTCTCCGCCGCTCAGGCTGTTGACCACCCTGTGGCGCAGATCCTGAAGATCAAGCCGTTCCATCAGGGATGTGAGCTGTTTTTTATCAATGGGGTCCTGCCACAGAGTTGTCTTTTTTCTGTAAAATCCCATGCTTACCATCTGTGCGGCAGTATAGGCAAAGGCACTCTCTGTTCTCTGGGGAACAAGGCCTACAAGGGCTGCCCTGCGTGAATCCTTTAATGAGAACAGGTCCTTTCCCTGGACAAGAATGGTTCCCTGTTTTGGTTTAAGCCTAGCTCTGAGGATTGAGAAGAACGTCGTTTTACCCGACCCGTTGGGTCCCAGTATGACAGTCAGTTCTCCCGGCTGTATATCGATAGAGGGGAGGTCCAGATAAAAACTCCCGCCATATGTGAACTTCAGGTTCTGTACTGATACAGATGAATCCATTTTACATCACCTTCCCTGAGTTACGGCGTAGAAGATAGAGGAAAAAAGGGCCCCCTGTCAGAGCCGTAACTACACCTACAGGAATTTCTGCGGGCGCTATGATTGTTCTTGCCAGAAGGTCGGAAAGGATCATCAGAATGGCCCCTCCCATTATGGAAAGAAATGTGAGATTCCTGTGTCCGGGACCGGAGATCAGCCTCATAAAATGAGGGACAAGAAGTCCTGCAAAACCGATAATTCCACAATTGGAGACTATTACTGCTGTTATCAGGCAGCTTACAAGCAGAAGCTGCAGTGACACCCGTTCAGGATTGATCCCCAGAGAGTGGGCTTCCTCATGACCAAGACTCAAAAGATCCAGTTCTCCGTGTCTGAAGATAATAAACAGGGATGATGGAATCAGGACTATCAGCAGGAGTATCACCTTTGTCATATGTGCAGATGAAAAACTTCCCAGGGTCCAGAAAACAATACGTTCAACTTTTTCCCTGTTCAGCATCATCATAATTGAGACTCCCGCCTGGGCTATGGAACTGAAGGCCACACCTGCCAGCAGGAGGGAGCTGATATTGTTCCCGTTCCGTGAGGCCAGGGAAAGGATAAGAAATACGGATAAAAGACTGCCCAGAAAGGCCGCAGCCGTAAGTCCCAGGGATGATATGAAAAATGCTGGAAGACCTATCATCATATAAAGAGACGCACCCAGTGAGGCTCCCGATGCTACACCCAGCAGATAGGGTTCTGCCATGGGATTTCTGAAGATTGCCTGAAAGACAAGTCCCGAGAGGGATAGTCCCGCCCCTGCAAGGGCTGCCATTAAGACACGGGGAACCCGAATTTGCATCAGGATTATCTCCTGCCCCTCATTCAGTCCACTTTTTCCGCCGCTGAACAGATATCTGATCAGACCGGAAAAGGGGAGGGATACGGCACCGATGGATGACGCAAGTATAAGAAGAGTGATAAGCAGAAAAAATAATGTTATCCCGGGAATCCGGGACGCACTTTTCTCAGGATTGATCAAGGGATGAGATCCATGATTCTATGGATCTGTTCAAGAGCATCTATCTGTCTCGGTCCCTGTCGTACCAGAATATTTTCATCAATTTCAAAAACACGGCCGTTTTGAGCCGCTGCAAGATCTTTATAGACGGGAAGGGTGAGAAATTCATCTTTCATTCCCCTGTTTACAAGAATAAGCTGCGGTTGTTTGGCAACAAGGAGTTCCTTGGAATAAGACCAACCCTCCTGATCCTCCGCAATATTGGAGCCGCCGGACATACTCAAAAGTTCGCTGATAAAGGTATTCCCACCGGAAGTCCAGTCTCCACCGTCTCCGAAGCCCAGGGCATAATAACAGCTGGGGTTTTTATCCATTGCGGCGACTGAAGCTTCCAGTGCGGCTCTTCTGTTATGGATATCATCCAAGAGTGCTTTACCTTCAGTTTCTGCATCCAGGAGCTGTGCGCAGCCGCTGATGACCTCTTCCATCCCCTCAAAACTCTCTTCTCCATAAATCAAGGCACTGGGAATTGAGTAGGATTCAAGTTTTTTAAGAACTTCAGGGTCAACATGGGTGGAACCGATAACAAGATCGGGATTAAGGGACACTATTGTCTCGAGACTGGGGTCCTGAAGACCGCCTACTGAGCTGATCATAGATACTTCAGCCGGGTAGTCACAGAAATCAGTACGTCCCACAAGGAGCTGCTCTCTGCCGAGGGCATAGATTGTTTCTGTGATATTAGGACCTAGAGAAATTATACGCAGAGGCCTTGATTCAAGCTCAATGGTAATTCCTCTGGAATCTGTAAAACTGAATGTCCGGGCAGACTCATCGGCGGGAGCCCCTTGTT is a genomic window of Oceanispirochaeta sp. M1 containing:
- a CDS encoding adenosylcobinamide amidohydrolase: MNIECKLPGLTIDISHDEDHALLNFSQPVQTLSSALYKGGRQELLHVLNMKVHHNKSDEYEGYEHPHISLKKKAAELGVTTAFAGMMTSASMKSFRYNSIVEDELAVFCCLTAGLTNARAAGDKADFRELDAHRAGNGTINIIAGTNAELSEAAMAEALMIVTEARCSSVMKYGVQSRVSDSTATGTGTDSNLIFSGSGPELHFCGKHTLLGEMLARVVIEPMEEVIRIIQQMEKDKII
- a CDS encoding ABC transporter ATP-binding protein — protein: MDSSVSVQNLKFTYGGSFYLDLPSIDIQPGELTVILGPNGSGKTTFFSILRARLKPKQGTILVQGKDLFSLKDSRRAALVGLVPQRTESAFAYTAAQMVSMGFYRKKTTLWQDPIDKKQLTSLMERLDLQDLRHRVVNSLSGGEYQRVLLARVLAQDPEVLLLDEPSNHLDIHHQEELLSLLKEEARRGKTVIAILHDINQALQNADRVILMDQGNCVASGPAASVVTPDNINRVYNSRMDYYHNGDRTLLGPVADAAAEKKNTDTAEGKR
- a CDS encoding ABC transporter substrate-binding protein, translated to MGRKINSIVSILFIFLLSLFTVPLFASGSQEQGAPADESARTFSFTDSRGITIELESRPLRIISLGPNITETIYALGREQLLVGRTDFCDYPAEVSMISSVGGLQDPSLETIVSLNPDLVIGSTHVDPEVLKKLESYSIPSALIYGEESFEGMEEVISGCAQLLDAETEGKALLDDIHNRRAALEASVAAMDKNPSCYYALGFGDGGDWTSGGNTFISELLSMSGGSNIAEDQEGWSYSKELLVAKQPQLILVNRGMKDEFLTLPVYKDLAAAQNGRVFEIDENILVRQGPRQIDALEQIHRIMDLIP
- a CDS encoding iron ABC transporter permease; this translates as MINPEKSASRIPGITLFFLLITLLILASSIGAVSLPFSGLIRYLFSGGKSGLNEGQEIILMQIRVPRVLMAALAGAGLSLSGLVFQAIFRNPMAEPYLLGVASGASLGASLYMMIGLPAFFISSLGLTAAAFLGSLLSVFLILSLASRNGNNISSLLLAGVAFSSIAQAGVSIMMMLNREKVERIVFWTLGSFSSAHMTKVILLLIVLIPSSLFIIFRHGELDLLSLGHEEAHSLGINPERVSLQLLLVSCLITAVIVSNCGIIGFAGLLVPHFMRLISGPGHRNLTFLSIMGGAILMILSDLLARTIIAPAEIPVGVVTALTGGPFFLYLLRRNSGKVM